A region from the Vicia villosa cultivar HV-30 ecotype Madison, WI linkage group LG3, Vvil1.0, whole genome shotgun sequence genome encodes:
- the LOC131657790 gene encoding F-box protein At4g22280-like: protein MIPRQKKTKLTDIQPKDRLGNLPDCLIHHILSFLNCEQAVQTCILSVRWKHLWKHLHALIFHKSDVQASSIFTEFVSNVLSHRDSSISLHALDFTHETGHLEPQILDRIMNYAISQNVHRLGLSVISEDARILSIYDNVIAQISLNFASLTYLKLSLYSGEENLFPKSLNLPALTTLELGHFTFSVVDDHHEAEPFSMLNRLNSLLISDCTVQHNRSRTKFLCISIATLVNFTMYNNSEDFYEIDLITPSLRTFSFRGTPYQKIFGRHVFSLKHVNIDAEVIPYNNLPPLILLSWFIMFCGAKSLTVTATTLQVLSLIPDNFMDLNKHSLVKLKLLKVEVDEIQYGLRMELCKAKLKNIASKKEAARIKKAFKLGMEPSPAVPEKIVDFLLQNSPSAEVDLVDCRKRPLRPRHL from the exons ATGATCCCACGGCAGAAAAAAACCAAACTCACGGATATTCAACCTAAAGACAGACTCGGCAATTTACCTGATTGCCTTATCCATCACATACTGTCGTTTTTGAACTGCGAACAAGCCGTTCAAACTTGCATTCTTTCGGTCAGATGGAAGCATTTATGGAAACATCTTCATGCTCTTATATTCCATAAATCTGACGTTCAAGCTTCTAGCATATTCACGGAATTCGTGTCCAACGTCTTATCTCATCGCGATTCATCTATCTCACTGCACGCTCTTGATTTTACGCATGAAACTGGTCACTTGGAGCCTCAAATACTTGATAGGATTATGAACTATGCTATTTCACAGAATGTCCATCGGTTAGGACTCAGTGTAATCAGCGAGGATGCACGAATTCTGTCTATTTACGATAATGTCATTGCACAAATTTCTCTCAATTTCGCTTCATTGACGTATCTCAAGCTTTCACTTTATTCCGGTGAAGAAAACCTGTTTCCAAAATCTCTCAATTTACCGGCATTAACTACCTTGGAATTAGGGCACTTTACATTCTCTGTTGTAGATGATCATCACGAAGCCGAACCATTTTCGATGCTTAATAGGTTAAATAGTTTGCTCATTTCCGACTGTACCGTGCAACATAACAGATCCCGTACCAAATTCCTCTGCATATCAATTGCGACGCTAGTCAATTTTACGATGTACAATAACTCAGAAGACTTTTATGAAATTGATCTTATTACTCCAAGTCTTCGGACATTTTCCTTTCGCGGTACTCCTTATCAGAAGATATTTGGGAGACATGTTTTTTCTCTTAAACATGTAAATATTGATGCAGAAGTAATTCCATATAACAATTTGCCTCCTTTGATTCTACTGAGCTGGTTCATAATGTTTTGTGGTGCAAAATCATTGACGGTCACTGCAACCACTCTTCAG GTTCTCAGTTTAATTCCTGATAATTTTATGGACTTAAATAAACACTCTTTGGTTAAGTTGAAGTTGTTGAAAGTGGAAGTTGATGAAATTCAATATGGACTTCGCATGGAACTCTGCAAGGCCAAGTTAAAGAACATTGCTTCAAAGAAAGAAGCTGCTAGGATAAAAAAAGCTTTCAAGTTAGGAATGGAACCGTCTCCGGCCGTGCCGGAGAAAATTGTGGACTTTTTGCTTCAAAATTCACCTTCCGCGGAAGTTGATTTAGTTGATTGCAGAAAAAGACCTCTTAGACCAAGACATTTATGa